GCGCCATAGGCTCACCTGTCGGGGTCGCCGTTGCCGAGATGACAGAGTTCTTTGAACGCTATGATCGCGAGAAGTACGGATCTCTCGGTGCGCCCCTGCACGACCCCTGCGTGACAGCTTACCTCTTGCAGCCTGAGCTCTTTACAGGCCGCTCCGTCAACGTCGAAATCGAAACCCAATCAGAGCTCACGCTTGGCATGACTGTCGCCGATTGGTGGCGCGTCACAGACCGCGCGCCCAATTGCACCTTCATGGGACAGATCAACGCAGAGGGCTTCTTCGCCCTGCTCACAGAAAGACTGGCCCGCCTATGAAGCTGCTGCACCTCGCACGCCCTGATGACATGGAGAAACTCCTGCCACTGGTCGAGGGCTTTCACGCCCACCACGGCATCACTCTGTCAGACGAAAAGCGCCAAGCCGCCCTTATGCCACTCCTTGAGGGCATCCCACACGGGATGATCTATCTCGCTGGCCCCCGCAAAGCGCCTGTCGGTTATATCATCATCACACTCGGGTATTCCGTCGAACTTGGCGGCATCGAAGGCTTCATTGATGAATTTTTCATTCGCGAGAAAGTCCGCGGCCGCGGCATGGGCCACGAAGTGCTCACAACCCTGCTGCCCGCCCTCAAGGATCACGGCATCAAGGCCCTGCACCTAGAGGTCGAACGCAACAATGAAACCGCCCAGCGGCTCTACAAACGCGCAGGCTTTGAAGCGCGCGAAAATTACATTCTGATGACCCGCACGCGCTAGCGCGGAATGCGCGGCTTACGGTTGATCAAGACAAGCCCAACAGCAACAAGGCACAGCCCACCGATGATCTCGGGGCCGATTTCCTCGCCCAATACGAGCCAGCCGAGCGCAACGCCACAGACGGGCGACAAAAAGCTGAACGAGGCCACGCCTGACGCCGGATAAATCTTGAGCAGCATAAACCAGAAGAGATAGCCAAAGCTCGCCACAGCCAGAACCTGAAACGTAAGACCCGCCCAATGGATCGCCGCCAGATCACGCGTCAACGGGCCAAACAACGGGGCAAGTGCAAACAGCAGGAGCATAGACACGCCGAGCTGCCACAATAGTTGGACTTCTGGGCGCTCTTGAGACACAGGGTGAAGCCTCAAAAACAAGGCAATCCCGCCCCAGCCAAGTGCGGCCCCCAGCGCCAGAAGATCGCCAAACAGACTTGCTTCCGCGCCCTCATAGGGCTTCGCCAAAACCCAGATCACACCCGCCATCGCCAGCGCAAGGCCAAGCGCGCGCGGCGCGCGCATCTGCTCACCTGGCAACAGAAAATGTGCCACAAGCGTGAGCCAAACTGGCATCGAATAGAAAATAATCGAGGCACGCGACACTGTCGTATAATCCAGCGCCAAATACAGACACACAAATTCAAAGGTGAAGAGCAGGCCCAGCACAAGCCCTGGGAAAAGCAGATCGCGTCGTATCCCATGATGCACCCCGCGATAGCGCATCCACGCCAGCATCACGAGAAAGGCAAAGGCCGAGCGCAACCCCGCCATGAATATGGGCTGAAAGCCCCCGTTGCTGAGCTTGATCACAACTTGATTGAGCCCCAGCACAACCGCAAAAACAGTCAGCGCCACAGCGCCCGCCAGATCCATATGTGATTTACGTTCCATCGCGCCATCTGCTCAGGCGGCAGCCCCAAGGTCAAGAGCCCAAACGCTTGGCCCAAGCCCCGCCCCCATGCTAGGCTTCAGCCAGCAGAGCGGAGCCTTTTTCATGACAGACTACATCGTGCTGGATGTCTTCACAGACACGCCCTTCGGAGGCAATCCCCTCGCCGTGATCCCCGACGCCACAGGCCTACCCGAAGCAGAGCTGCAAAAGATCGCGCGCGAGTTCAACTTTTCAGAA
This genomic window from Lentibacter algarum contains:
- a CDS encoding GNAT family N-acetyltransferase, which encodes MKLLHLARPDDMEKLLPLVEGFHAHHGITLSDEKRQAALMPLLEGIPHGMIYLAGPRKAPVGYIIITLGYSVELGGIEGFIDEFFIREKVRGRGMGHEVLTTLLPALKDHGIKALHLEVERNNETAQRLYKRAGFEARENYILMTRTR
- a CDS encoding DMT family transporter — translated: MERKSHMDLAGAVALTVFAVVLGLNQVVIKLSNGGFQPIFMAGLRSAFAFLVMLAWMRYRGVHHGIRRDLLFPGLVLGLLFTFEFVCLYLALDYTTVSRASIIFYSMPVWLTLVAHFLLPGEQMRAPRALGLALAMAGVIWVLAKPYEGAEASLFGDLLALGAALGWGGIALFLRLHPVSQERPEVQLLWQLGVSMLLLFALAPLFGPLTRDLAAIHWAGLTFQVLAVASFGYLFWFMLLKIYPASGVASFSFLSPVCGVALGWLVLGEEIGPEIIGGLCLVAVGLVLINRKPRIPR